One window of the Allorhizobium ampelinum S4 genome contains the following:
- the serS gene encoding serine--tRNA ligase encodes MLDIKWIRENPELLDQALAKRGAEPLSQSLIALDEQRRAVVQDMQDMQSRRNSASKEIGAAMAQKDMALAEKLKAEVASLKDTLPAAEEDERRLSAELTDALSRIPNIPLDDVPVGADEHDNVVARVVGQKPGWNHTAIEHPEIGEALGYMDFDRAAKLSGARFTVLTGPLARLERALGQFMIDLHTSEHGYTEVSSPLMVRDEAMYGTGQLPKFSEELFKTTDGRWLIPTAEVTLTNLVSGEILDQEKLPLRFTALTPSFRSEAGSAGRDTRGMLRQHQFWKCELVSITDAQSALAEHERMTACAEEVLKRLGLHFRTMTLCTGDMGFGAAKTYDLEVWLPGQNTFREISSCSVCGDFQGRRMNARYRNKDGKGTTFVHTLNGSGTAVGRCLIAVMENYLNEDGSITVPDVLLPYMGGLTRIEKAS; translated from the coding sequence ATGCTTGATATAAAATGGATTCGTGAAAACCCTGAGCTTCTCGATCAGGCGCTGGCAAAGCGCGGGGCAGAGCCGCTGTCGCAGAGCCTGATTGCACTTGATGAACAGCGCCGGGCCGTCGTCCAGGACATGCAGGACATGCAGTCGCGTCGTAATTCCGCCTCCAAGGAAATCGGCGCGGCCATGGCGCAGAAAGATATGGCGCTGGCCGAAAAGCTGAAGGCCGAAGTTGCCTCGCTGAAGGACACCCTGCCTGCTGCCGAAGAAGATGAGCGCCGCCTGAGCGCAGAACTGACCGATGCCCTGTCGCGCATCCCCAATATTCCGCTTGATGATGTGCCTGTTGGTGCGGATGAACACGACAATGTCGTGGCGCGTGTTGTGGGCCAGAAGCCAGGCTGGAACCATACGGCCATCGAGCATCCGGAAATCGGCGAAGCGCTGGGCTATATGGATTTCGACCGCGCTGCCAAGCTTTCCGGCGCGCGGTTTACCGTCCTGACCGGACCTTTGGCGCGGCTGGAGCGGGCGCTCGGTCAGTTCATGATCGATCTTCACACCAGCGAGCATGGCTATACGGAAGTCTCCTCGCCGCTGATGGTGCGCGATGAAGCGATGTATGGCACTGGCCAATTGCCGAAATTTTCCGAGGAACTGTTCAAGACCACCGATGGCCGCTGGCTGATCCCGACGGCGGAGGTGACGTTGACCAATCTGGTCTCCGGCGAAATTCTCGATCAGGAAAAACTGCCGTTGCGCTTTACCGCCTTGACGCCGTCCTTCCGCTCGGAAGCAGGGTCCGCTGGCCGTGACACGCGCGGCATGCTGCGCCAGCATCAATTCTGGAAATGCGAACTGGTGTCGATCACCGATGCGCAGAGCGCCTTGGCGGAACATGAGCGGATGACGGCCTGCGCTGAAGAAGTGCTGAAGCGCCTTGGCCTGCATTTCCGCACCATGACGCTTTGCACCGGCGACATGGGCTTTGGTGCTGCTAAGACCTACGATCTGGAAGTCTGGCTGCCGGGACAGAACACGTTCCGTGAAATCTCCTCCTGCTCGGTTTGCGGCGATTTCCAGGGACGGCGGATGAATGCCCGCTACCGCAACAAGGATGGCAAGGGCACGACCTTCGTCCACACGCTGAATGGTTCAGGTACGGCGGTTGGCCGGTGCCTGATTGCAGTGATGGAGAACTATCTTAACGAAGATGGCTCG